From Drosophila yakuba strain Tai18E2 chromosome 2L, Prin_Dyak_Tai18E2_2.1, whole genome shotgun sequence, one genomic window encodes:
- the LOC122319518 gene encoding uncharacterized protein LOC122319518, whose product MVSCPGEVVSRIASEGLREAVKRKINREPSGDEMAHFLSGSTLSGETASFGDAGFWSRVRMATKRQAVHLGVRWAWRGGELLVESRGQRNRPVATDSNSRSQLIQRLRCAAQDEFLTILINKPDQGKVAKLSTLTPVSNAFIRDGSFTRFADWRFIHRARLGVLPLNGAIRWGSGDKRCRVCGYQLESVPHVLCHCMHHSNAMQQRHNAVMDRLAKAGSRLGTPRVNCRVEGVAEDMAALRPDLVWRDERSRKIVIVDVTVPFENGAEAFDNARGEKEEKYRPLAEALRAMGYQVKLEAFIVGALGSWDPKNERVLKTLGVSRFYAGLMRRLMVADTIRWSRDIYVEHVSGIRQFTLPSGAPSN is encoded by the coding sequence ATGGTGTCCTGCCCTGGGGAGGTCGTCTCCCGGATTGCAAGTGAGGGCCTGAGAGAAGCGGtaaagcgaaaaataaaccGGGAGCCATCTGGCGACGAGATGGCCCACTTTCTCTCAGGCTCCACTCTATCCGGGGAGACAGCCAGCTTTGGCGACGCCGGATTCTGGTCGAGGGTGAGGATGGCCACCAAAAGGCAAGCTGTGCATCTGGGGGTGCGTTGGGCCTGGAGAGGAGGTGAGCTACTGGTCGAGAGTAGAGGACAAAGAAACCGACCAGTGGCCACCGACTCGAACTCCAGGTCCCAACTCATCCAACGTCTCAGGTGCGCAGCTCAGGATGAGTTCCTGACCATCCTCATAAATAAACCCGACCAGGGGAAGGTGGCGAAGCTCTCCACGCTAACCCCAGTCAGCAACGCGTTCATACGCGACGGTAGCTTTACCAGGTTTGCTGACTGGCGGTTTATCCACAGAGCCCGACTGGGAGTCCTCCCACTCAACGGAGCGATCCGATGGGGCAGCGGCGACAAGCGCTGCCGGGTCTGTGGATATCAGCTGGAGAGCGTTCCACACGTGTTGTGCCACTGCATGCACCACTCAAACGCAATGCAGCAGAGGCACAACGCGGTGATGGATCGCCTCGCCAAGGCTGGCTCACGGCTGGGGACCCCCAGGGTGAACTGCCGCGTGGAAGGGGTCGCCGAGGACATGGCGGCCCTCAGGCCGGACCTGGTATGGCGCGACGAACGGAGCAGAAAAATCGTCATAGTTGACGTGACTGTTCCGTTCGAGAACGGGGCTGAAGCGTTTGATAACGCGAGGGGcgagaaagaagaaaaatacCGCCCCCTAGCTGAAGCCCTGCGCGCCATGGGATACCAGGTAAAACTGGAGGCATTCATTGTCGGAGCCTTGGGCTCGTGGGACCCTAAGAACGAAAGGGTCCTCAAGACTTTGGGTGTCTCTAGGTTTTATGCTGGCCTGATGCGCAGACTGATGGTGGCCGACACCATCAGGTGGTCCCGGGACATCTATGTGGAGCATGTATCCGGGATCAGGCAGTTCACCCTGCCAAGTGGAGCTCCTTCCaactaa